The Mycolicibacterium monacense genome contains the following window.
GCCGGGATCCCGACGGGACGGTGACGACGCTGGCCGACGGCCTCTACTTCACCAACGGTGTGACGGTGACGGCCGACGGGTCGGCGCTGGTGTTCGCCGAGACGCTCGGCCGCAGGCTGTCGAAGTTCTGGCTGACCGGTCCGCAGGCCGGGACGATCACGCCGCTGGTCGGCCACCTGCCCGGCTATCCCGACAACCTCTCGACCGGGGCCGACGGGCGAATCTGGGTCGCGATGGTCTCGGCGCCCAACGCCGCCGCGGAGGGGTTGGCGCCGCGTGCCCCGGTGCTGCGCAAGCTGCTGTGGTTGCTACCCGACCGGTTCGCCCCGCAACTCACACCCGAGGTGTGGGCGGTGGCCTTCGACCCGGACAGCGGCGCCGTGGTCGGCGGCCTGCGGACCACGCATCCGGACTTCGGCATGGTGACCGGACTGGTCGAGGCGGGCGGACGGCTGTGGATGGGGTGCATCGGGGCGTCGGCGCTCGCACACGTCGCACTCGACGACGTGGCCCTGCCCTGAACGCCGAGACTGCGGTGAGATCACCGATCCGCGCGAGAACGTGATCCTCCAGCAGTCTCGGCGCGACGCGGCGCCCCCGCGAGTCACATGAACCACATCCGTCACAGCGAGCCTCCGGGCAAACGGGCCGCGCATCACTTAATCTCCGCGGTGATGGCCGCCTCACGGAATCTCTCGACGCGCGTCGCGGCGCTGGCCGCGGCGGTGTCGGTGCTGATCGCGCCCGCACTGATCGCGGCGCCGGGGGCCGCGGCGCAGCCCGCACCCCAGTCCACGACCTGCCCGTACCGCGTGACCACGCCGCCGGCCGTCGACGCCTCCGAAGTGCCCAAGCCCGGACAGGATCCGCCCGTCGCGCTGCCGGTGCCCGCCACCCCGCTCGGCGGTGACGCGCTGTCCGGATGCGGCATCATCACCGCACCGGGCGCCCCGCCCGCGCCCGCCGACGTGTCCGCCGAGGCGTGGCTGGTCGCCGACATGGACACCGGTGAGGTGATCGCCGCGCGCGACCCACACGGCCGGCACCGCCCGGCCAGCGTGATCAAGGTGCTGATCGCGATCCAGTCGCTCAAGGAGCTCAACCTCGCCAAGGCCGTGCCGGGCACCCCCGAGGACGGCGCCGCCGAGGGCACCAGCGTCGGCGTCGACGTCGGCGGCCTCTACACGGTCAACGATCTGCTGCACGGGCTGCTGATGTACTCCGGCAACGACGCCGCCCACGCCCTGGCGCGGCAACTCGGCGGTATGGACACCGCGCTGCTCAAGCTCAACCAGCTGGCCGGAAAGCTCGGCGGCCGCGACACCCGGGTGGCCACCCCGTCGGGCCTCGACGGGCCGGGCATGAGCACGTCGGCCTACGACGTCGCGCTGTTCTACCGGTACGCCTGGCGCAACCCGACTTTCACCGAGATCGTCGCCACGCGCACCTACGACTTCCCGGGCCGGGACGGCAACCCGCCCTACCCGATCGAGAACGACGT
Protein-coding sequences here:
- a CDS encoding SMP-30/gluconolactonase/LRE family protein produces the protein MAFTRKPPIDPVRWQPPPVDDLPPLPSPPVTVVPVPGHAPEDVVVDAAGRLYTGVDDGRILRLTPDGGVPAVIANTGGRPLGLAVARDGRLLICDSPRGLLALDPETGRFEPLVETVGGRHLQFCSNVTETADGTIYFTESTSAFTYAYFKGAALEARGRGGLFRRDPDGTVTTLADGLYFTNGVTVTADGSALVFAETLGRRLSKFWLTGPQAGTITPLVGHLPGYPDNLSTGADGRIWVAMVSAPNAAAEGLAPRAPVLRKLLWLLPDRFAPQLTPEVWAVAFDPDSGAVVGGLRTTHPDFGMVTGLVEAGGRLWMGCIGASALAHVALDDVALP
- a CDS encoding D-alanyl-D-alanine carboxypeptidase family protein produces the protein MAASRNLSTRVAALAAAVSVLIAPALIAAPGAAAQPAPQSTTCPYRVTTPPAVDASEVPKPGQDPPVALPVPATPLGGDALSGCGIITAPGAPPAPADVSAEAWLVADMDTGEVIAARDPHGRHRPASVIKVLIAIQSLKELNLAKAVPGTPEDGAAEGTSVGVDVGGLYTVNDLLHGLLMYSGNDAAHALARQLGGMDTALLKLNQLAGKLGGRDTRVATPSGLDGPGMSTSAYDVALFYRYAWRNPTFTEIVATRTYDFPGRDGNPPYPIENDVKLLYNYPGALGGKTGFTDDAGQTFVGGAERDGRRLVAVLLRGTRQPIAPWEQAARLLDYGFGLPQGTKVGSLIEPDPSLDPSPQTAETEAAAQAAAVLPAADAMPVRVGVGVIGSIVVFALMMAARSLNRRPQN